One part of the Methylobacterium terrae genome encodes these proteins:
- a CDS encoding 3-keto-5-aminohexanoate cleavage protein: protein MAKVIVTVAPTGGMASKAQNHNLPTQPAEIAESVHRSWKEGAAIAALHARRPDDEATCNAEIYRDINRRIRERCDIILNNSTGGGSSGDMLVPRPDGLFESSFEERLKGCEAGAEMATFDGMTFADVHGGREILVVTTPSRCEALAKRMQERGIKPEWEVFGPQHILQDVTRLIEKGYDKPPYYINMVLGADKGFQGAMPYSHDILAAMIRMLPPQSIFCVSGIGPAQLPATTQAILLGGHVRVGLEDNNYYSRGQLATNEQLVARTVRIVKELNHEPASPAEAREILGLKAV, encoded by the coding sequence ATGGCCAAGGTGATCGTGACGGTGGCGCCGACGGGCGGCATGGCGTCGAAGGCGCAGAACCACAACCTGCCGACCCAGCCGGCGGAGATCGCCGAATCGGTGCACAGGTCCTGGAAGGAGGGCGCGGCGATCGCGGCGCTCCACGCCCGCCGGCCGGACGACGAGGCGACCTGCAACGCCGAGATCTACCGCGACATCAACCGGCGCATCCGCGAGCGCTGCGACATCATCCTCAACAACTCGACCGGCGGCGGCTCGAGCGGCGACATGCTGGTGCCGCGCCCCGACGGGCTGTTCGAATCGAGCTTCGAGGAGCGGCTGAAGGGCTGCGAGGCCGGCGCCGAGATGGCGACCTTCGACGGCATGACCTTCGCGGACGTGCATGGCGGCCGCGAGATCCTGGTGGTGACGACGCCGAGCCGCTGCGAGGCGCTCGCCAAGCGCATGCAGGAGCGCGGCATCAAGCCGGAATGGGAGGTGTTCGGGCCCCAGCACATCCTGCAGGACGTGACCCGGCTGATCGAGAAGGGCTACGACAAGCCGCCCTACTACATCAACATGGTGCTGGGCGCCGACAAGGGCTTCCAGGGCGCGATGCCCTACTCGCACGACATCCTGGCGGCGATGATCCGGATGCTGCCGCCGCAATCGATCTTCTGCGTCTCCGGCATCGGCCCGGCGCAGCTGCCCGCCACCACGCAGGCCATCCTGCTCGGCGGCCACGTCCGGGTCGGGCTCGAGGACAACAACTACTATTCGCGCGGCCAGCTCGCGACCAACGAGCAACTCGTCGCCCGCACGGTGCGGATCGTCAAGGAGCTGAACCACGAGCCGGCGAGCCCGGCCGAGGCCCGGGAGATCCTCGGCCTCAAGGCCGTCTGA
- a CDS encoding feruloyl-CoA synthase, with protein METHRFVHRDDGSLLVTAKAALPPYPERLTAHLTRHAAEAPDRPFLVRRGPGGAEPLTYGAALRAVERIAAALLTRNLSAERPVMILSGNGFEHALLSLAALHAGIAVAPVSPAYSTVSQDHARLRAIVELLTPGLVFAAGGAPFAPAIAAAVPAGTEVVIADGADIGRPATPFTDLLAAEDPDAVAAAHAAVAPETVAKLLFTSGSTGVPKAVVNTHRMLAANQAMLQARFPALTAEPPVMVDWLPWHHTFGGNHNFNLVLANGGTLHIDEGRPTPSGIRETVRALREVAPTLYLTVPKGFEALVPHLRDDEALRQNFFSRLQVTFFAAAGLPQPVWDAIDDLARRTIGRTVPMVTGLGATETAPMALVTDDRPARAGQVGLPAPGVELKVAPVGTKREARVRGPNVTPGYWRRPDLTASAFDEEGFYRLGDALVPVDPDDPQRGFAFDGRLNEDFKLTTGVWVSVGPLRAAFLDAFQPLVRDVAIAGEARDEVAALVFPDLAACRALCGETGDDAAVLAHPALRRDVARRLGAFARKATGSSNRIARLLLLSEPPALDRDEVTDKGSINQRGVLRNRAGSVARLYAAPLPPDVILPETA; from the coding sequence ATGGAGACGCATCGGTTCGTCCACCGGGACGACGGCAGCCTGCTCGTCACCGCGAAGGCCGCGCTGCCGCCCTACCCCGAGCGCCTGACCGCGCACCTGACGCGCCACGCCGCCGAGGCGCCGGACCGGCCGTTCCTGGTCCGGCGCGGGCCAGGCGGCGCCGAGCCCCTGACCTACGGGGCGGCTCTGCGCGCCGTCGAGCGGATCGCCGCGGCCCTGCTGACGCGGAACCTCTCGGCCGAGCGGCCGGTGATGATCCTGTCCGGCAACGGCTTCGAGCACGCGCTCCTGTCGCTCGCCGCGCTCCACGCCGGCATCGCGGTGGCGCCGGTCTCGCCGGCCTACTCGACGGTGTCGCAGGACCATGCCCGCCTGCGGGCGATCGTCGAGCTCCTCACCCCCGGCCTCGTCTTCGCCGCCGGGGGCGCTCCTTTCGCTCCCGCCATCGCGGCGGCGGTGCCGGCGGGGACCGAGGTGGTGATCGCGGACGGCGCGGATATCGGCCGGCCCGCGACCCCGTTCACGGACCTGCTCGCGGCCGAGGATCCCGACGCCGTCGCGGCCGCCCACGCGGCGGTGGCGCCGGAGACGGTGGCGAAGCTCCTGTTCACCTCCGGCTCCACCGGCGTGCCGAAGGCGGTGGTGAACACCCACCGGATGCTCGCCGCCAACCAGGCGATGCTGCAGGCGCGCTTTCCCGCGCTGACGGCCGAGCCGCCGGTGATGGTCGACTGGCTGCCCTGGCACCACACCTTCGGGGGCAACCACAACTTCAACCTCGTTCTGGCGAATGGCGGCACCCTCCACATCGACGAGGGCCGGCCGACGCCCTCGGGCATCCGCGAGACCGTGCGGGCCCTGCGGGAGGTGGCGCCCACCCTCTACCTCACGGTGCCGAAGGGCTTCGAGGCGCTGGTGCCGCACCTGCGCGACGACGAAGCCCTGCGTCAGAACTTCTTCAGCCGGCTCCAGGTCACGTTCTTCGCCGCCGCCGGCCTGCCGCAGCCGGTCTGGGACGCCATCGACGACCTCGCCCGCCGGACGATCGGCCGGACGGTGCCGATGGTGACGGGCTTAGGGGCCACCGAGACCGCGCCGATGGCGCTCGTCACCGACGACCGCCCGGCCAGGGCCGGCCAGGTCGGCCTGCCGGCCCCGGGCGTCGAATTGAAGGTCGCGCCCGTCGGGACGAAGCGCGAGGCGCGGGTGCGGGGGCCGAACGTCACCCCGGGCTACTGGCGCCGGCCGGACCTGACCGCTTCGGCCTTCGACGAGGAAGGGTTCTACCGCCTCGGCGACGCGCTGGTGCCGGTCGATCCCGACGATCCGCAGCGCGGCTTCGCCTTCGACGGGCGCCTCAACGAGGATTTCAAGCTCACCACCGGGGTCTGGGTCAGCGTCGGCCCCTTGCGCGCCGCCTTCCTCGACGCGTTCCAGCCGCTGGTGCGCGACGTCGCCATCGCGGGCGAGGCGCGCGACGAGGTCGCGGCCCTGGTCTTCCCCGATCTCGCCGCCTGCCGGGCCCTGTGCGGCGAGACCGGCGACGACGCGGCGGTCCTCGCCCATCCGGCCTTGCGGCGCGACGTCGCCCGGCGCCTCGGGGCCTTCGCGCGGAAGGCCACCGGCTCGTCGAACCGCATCGCCCGGCTGCTGCTGCTCTCCGAGCCGCCGGCCCTCGACCGGGACGAGGTGACCGACAAGGGCTCGATCAACCAGCGCGGCGTCTTGCGCAACCGGGCCGGTTCGGTCGCCCGCCTCTACGCCGCGCCGCTTCCCCCCGACGTCATCCTGCCGGAGACCGCATGA
- a CDS encoding 3-hydroxyacyl-CoA dehydrogenase NAD-binding domain-containing protein: protein MDDASERARDSASGYRTAIGRVAVIGTGVIGASWVSQFLRSGLDVVATDPAPGAEASLRETVARHWPVLEEIGLAPGASPDRLTFTARPEEAAAQADFVQENGPERLEIKHETFSRLDAAAAPDVVLATSSSGLTPSAIQTACRFPGRVVLGHPFNPPHLVPLVEVLGGTRTDEGAVAAAMGFYARIGKRPIRLRRELVGHVANRLQAALWREAFHLVGTGAATVADIDAAIAHGPGLRWSLMGPCLLNHLSGGPGGLAHTLDHLGPLMEAMWADLGDPRLTPELKASLVEGLEQALDGRDRDAMVAQRDRLLVDLVRQKREAPDLP from the coding sequence ATGGATGACGCGAGCGAACGGGCAAGGGACTCGGCTTCCGGGTACCGCACGGCCATCGGACGGGTGGCGGTGATCGGCACCGGCGTCATCGGGGCGTCGTGGGTGTCGCAATTCTTGCGCTCCGGCCTCGACGTCGTCGCCACCGATCCGGCCCCCGGCGCGGAAGCCTCTTTGCGCGAGACGGTCGCCCGGCACTGGCCGGTCCTCGAGGAGATCGGCCTCGCCCCTGGCGCCTCGCCCGATCGCCTGACATTCACGGCCAGGCCGGAGGAGGCCGCCGCGCAGGCCGACTTCGTCCAGGAGAACGGGCCCGAGCGCCTGGAGATCAAGCACGAGACCTTTTCCCGGCTCGACGCCGCGGCGGCGCCCGACGTGGTGCTGGCGACAAGCTCGTCGGGTCTCACCCCGAGCGCGATCCAGACGGCCTGCCGCTTCCCCGGCCGGGTGGTGCTCGGCCACCCCTTCAACCCGCCCCACCTGGTGCCGCTGGTCGAGGTCTTAGGTGGCACCCGGACCGACGAGGGCGCGGTCGCCGCCGCGATGGGCTTCTACGCGCGCATCGGCAAGCGGCCGATCCGCCTGCGGCGCGAGCTCGTCGGCCACGTCGCCAACCGGCTCCAGGCGGCGCTCTGGCGCGAGGCGTTCCACCTCGTCGGCACCGGCGCCGCCACGGTGGCCGACATCGACGCCGCCATCGCCCACGGGCCGGGCCTGCGCTGGTCCCTGATGGGGCCGTGCCTGCTCAACCACCTCTCGGGAGGCCCCGGCGGCCTGGCCCACACCCTCGATCATCTCGGGCCCCTGATGGAGGCGATGTGGGCCGATCTCGGCGACCCGCGCCTGACGCCCGAGCTCAAGGCGTCTCTCGTCGAGGGCCTCGAACAGGCCCTCGACGGACGCGACCGGGACGCGATGGTGGCGCAGCGCGACCGGCTCCTCGTCGACCTCGTCCGGCAGAAGCGCGAGGCGCCGGACCTGCCGTAA
- a CDS encoding crotonase/enoyl-CoA hydratase family protein, protein MAEDLSGLGTESLVVTRRDAVAIVTLNRPHKRNALDDGMVLGLERIARGLPDDVRALVIAAEGPHFCAGLDLAELTERDAPAGMLHSRMWHRAFQEIEFGRVPVVAALKGAVIGGGLELALSAHLRVAETSAFYALPEGQRGIFVGGGASVRLPRLIGVSRMRDMMLTGRVHDAESGERLGLSHYVVAPGEGLERAIALAARAAENAPLTNYALIHALPRIAEADPATGYLAEALMTAVAQSDAEAKRRLAEFLEGRAKKVRE, encoded by the coding sequence ATGGCGGAGGACCTGTCGGGCCTCGGCACCGAGTCCCTGGTCGTCACGAGGCGGGACGCCGTGGCGATCGTCACCCTGAACCGCCCGCACAAGCGCAACGCCCTCGACGACGGCATGGTGCTGGGGCTGGAGCGCATCGCCCGGGGCCTGCCCGACGACGTGCGGGCACTGGTCATCGCCGCGGAAGGCCCGCATTTCTGCGCCGGCCTCGACCTCGCCGAACTGACCGAGCGCGACGCGCCGGCCGGGATGCTGCATTCGCGGATGTGGCACCGCGCCTTCCAGGAGATCGAGTTCGGCCGGGTGCCGGTGGTGGCGGCGCTGAAAGGCGCGGTGATCGGGGGCGGGCTCGAACTCGCCCTCTCCGCCCACCTGCGGGTCGCCGAGACGTCCGCCTTCTACGCCCTGCCGGAGGGCCAGCGGGGCATCTTCGTCGGCGGCGGCGCCTCGGTGCGGCTGCCGCGGCTGATCGGCGTCTCGCGGATGCGCGACATGATGCTGACCGGCCGCGTCCACGACGCCGAGAGCGGCGAGCGGCTCGGCCTGTCGCACTACGTCGTAGCCCCGGGCGAGGGGCTGGAGCGCGCGATCGCGCTGGCCGCCCGGGCGGCCGAGAACGCGCCGCTGACCAACTACGCCCTGATCCACGCCCTGCCGCGCATCGCCGAGGCCGACCCGGCGACCGGGTACCTCGCGGAGGCCCTGATGACCGCGGTGGCGCAGAGCGACGCCGAGGCGAAGCGCCGGCTGGCGGAGTTCCTGGAGGGGCGGGCGAAGAAGGTGCGGGAGTAG
- a CDS encoding PAS domain-containing protein translates to MSTSPMSSPVSNPGPRPADPSSDDFMRLIEAFGLTGAWRWDFVTGRQVWSSGLYRLLGLPESESASYERLLGLVHPADRDVLEDAAQIVQAGIFGSHTVRLIRPDGTARTVVSRGEVFFSAEGRPVAVTGVLLDVTDRERLAEMHRLEQQRRVSLARQAQVFIYTEPALPLTEYGPDFLGLVGLRREEVRANWLSPIVPEEWPRWREELPRLAALGRPFSITPTLRLADGAAAPFRMTLVPLREGAADPSCWTAVITPLEGEETLPRAQARPEVDQAVEGCHLRAARGLLDWTLNDLARASGLSLSTVRRLEEESEGPASRSRPHVLAALREAGIVFTLVDGGAVAVARPE, encoded by the coding sequence ATGTCCACTTCTCCCATGTCCTCGCCCGTATCCAATCCGGGCCCGCGCCCGGCGGATCCGTCGTCCGACGACTTCATGCGCCTGATCGAGGCGTTCGGCCTGACCGGCGCCTGGCGCTGGGACTTCGTCACCGGCCGGCAGGTCTGGTCGTCGGGGCTGTACCGCCTGCTCGGGCTGCCGGAGAGCGAATCGGCGAGCTACGAGCGGCTGCTCGGCCTCGTCCACCCGGCCGACCGCGACGTGCTCGAGGACGCCGCCCAGATCGTCCAGGCGGGGATCTTCGGCAGCCACACGGTCCGGCTGATCCGGCCGGACGGGACGGCCCGCACGGTGGTGAGCCGCGGCGAGGTGTTCTTCAGCGCCGAGGGACGCCCGGTCGCGGTGACCGGGGTGCTCCTCGACGTGACCGACCGCGAGCGGCTCGCCGAGATGCACCGCCTGGAGCAGCAGCGCCGGGTCAGCCTGGCGCGGCAGGCGCAGGTCTTCATCTACACCGAGCCGGCGCTGCCGCTGACGGAGTACGGCCCGGACTTCCTGGGCCTGGTCGGCCTGCGCCGCGAGGAGGTGCGGGCGAACTGGCTCAGCCCGATCGTGCCGGAGGAGTGGCCGCGCTGGCGCGAGGAACTGCCGCGCCTCGCGGCCCTGGGGCGGCCGTTCAGCATCACGCCGACGCTGCGGCTCGCCGATGGCGCCGCGGCGCCGTTCCGCATGACGCTGGTGCCCCTGCGCGAGGGCGCCGCCGATCCCTCCTGCTGGACCGCCGTGATCACGCCGCTCGAGGGCGAGGAGACCCTCCCGCGGGCGCAGGCCCGGCCGGAGGTCGACCAGGCGGTCGAGGGCTGCCACCTGCGGGCGGCGCGGGGCCTCCTCGACTGGACCCTGAACGACCTCGCGCGGGCGAGCGGCCTGTCGCTCTCCACGGTCCGGCGCCTGGAGGAGGAATCCGAGGGGCCGGCCTCGCGCTCGCGCCCCCACGTCCTCGCAGCCCTGCGCGAGGCCGGAATCGTCTTCACCCTGGTCGACGGCGGGGCGGTGGCGGTCGCGCGGCCGGAGTGA
- a CDS encoding MarR family winged helix-turn-helix transcriptional regulator produces MPRDDSPGLARLEGLIGYTLRRAQVAVSRSFVELFADLDVRQSQLGVLTVIEGSPGLRPSQVGAAIGIKRANIGPLLDELETRALVRRAPDPSDRRSYSLFLTEAGEALMAELHRREAAHEERIAAFLEPEERAALLGLLRRLEQGARDVAEDEAAEETD; encoded by the coding sequence TTGCCGCGTGACGATTCCCCGGGCCTCGCCCGCCTCGAAGGCCTGATCGGCTACACCCTGCGACGGGCGCAGGTCGCGGTCTCGCGCAGCTTCGTCGAGCTGTTCGCCGATCTCGACGTGCGCCAGAGCCAGCTCGGCGTGCTCACCGTCATCGAGGGCAGCCCGGGCCTGCGGCCGAGCCAGGTCGGGGCGGCGATCGGCATCAAGCGGGCCAATATCGGCCCGCTGCTCGACGAGCTCGAAACCCGCGCCCTGGTGCGCCGCGCGCCCGATCCGTCCGACCGCCGCTCGTACTCGCTGTTCCTGACCGAGGCCGGCGAGGCGCTGATGGCCGAGCTGCATCGCCGCGAGGCCGCCCACGAGGAGCGCATCGCCGCCTTCCTGGAGCCTGAGGAGCGGGCCGCGCTCCTCGGCCTGCTGCGCCGCCTGGAGCAGGGCGCGCGGGACGTGGCGGAGGACGAGGCGGCGGAGGAGACCGACTGA
- the mepA gene encoding penicillin-insensitive murein endopeptidase, whose translation MPIRRTAVLTVLLALAAPALAQDRGTLNPKPLPPLANPDDPSVPAKALFGRATTPAALPAQSIGGYARGCVAGAEALPIDGATWQVMRLSRNRNWGHPRLVAFLEKIAAEAPRKAGWSGLLVGDMSQPRGGPMLTGHASHQLGLDADIWLTPMPDRRLTRSEREEMSATNVVRPDRRDIDPSVWTPEHLRLIRMVSREPGVARIFVNPAIKLALCREAGSDRGWLTKVRPIYGHNYHFHIRLECPAGDAACHDQDPPPGGDGCGSELDYWFSDAVLNPKPRPPGKPRPPMTLAGLPDACRTVLKAR comes from the coding sequence ATGCCGATTCGCCGTACCGCCGTCCTGACGGTTCTCCTCGCGCTCGCCGCTCCCGCCCTCGCGCAGGATCGCGGCACCCTCAACCCGAAGCCGCTGCCGCCGCTCGCCAACCCGGACGATCCGTCCGTTCCGGCGAAGGCCCTGTTCGGCCGCGCCACGACGCCGGCGGCCCTGCCGGCGCAATCGATCGGCGGCTACGCGCGGGGCTGCGTCGCGGGGGCCGAGGCCCTGCCGATCGACGGCGCGACCTGGCAGGTGATGCGCCTGTCGCGCAACCGGAACTGGGGCCATCCGCGGCTCGTCGCGTTCCTGGAGAAGATCGCCGCCGAGGCGCCGCGCAAGGCGGGCTGGAGCGGGCTCCTCGTCGGCGACATGTCCCAGCCCCGGGGCGGACCGATGCTGACCGGCCACGCCTCGCATCAGCTCGGCCTCGACGCCGACATCTGGCTCACCCCGATGCCGGACCGGCGCCTGACTCGATCCGAGCGCGAGGAGATGTCGGCCACCAACGTGGTGCGGCCGGACCGGCGCGACATCGACCCGTCGGTCTGGACCCCCGAGCACCTGCGGCTGATCCGCATGGTGTCGCGCGAGCCGGGCGTCGCGCGGATCTTCGTCAACCCGGCGATCAAGCTGGCGCTCTGCCGCGAGGCCGGCTCGGACCGGGGCTGGCTCACCAAGGTGCGGCCGATCTACGGCCACAACTACCACTTCCACATCCGGCTCGAATGCCCGGCGGGCGACGCGGCCTGCCACGACCAGGACCCGCCGCCGGGGGGCGACGGCTGCGGGTCGGAGCTCGACTACTGGTTCTCCGACGCGGTGCTGAACCCCAAGCCCCGCCCGCCCGGCAAGCCGCGCCCGCCGATGACCCTGGCGGGCCTGCCGGACGCCTGCCGCACGGTGCTGAAGGCGCGCTGA
- a CDS encoding ABC transporter substrate-binding protein: MHALRSALLAGLIAFAPASVRAEGAVSGDRVKIGVLADMSTAMSDNYGTGSVTAARLAVEDFGATVLGKPIEIVAADHQSKPDVASTLARRWYDVEGVDMITDLGNSAVALGVQALAKEKGRLALITGSGSTVITGAQCSPNGALWVIDTHALSRAIAKPLVESGEKTWFYVVADITLGKSFVADVTPVVKKGGGKVAGQAFHPLLSPDLSSQILQAQASGAGVIALFNVGGDAINAVKQASEFGVLGGRQKLAGFYMTAVDVHALGLPVAGGLYLAEAFYWDQDDATRAFARRFYERQRAMPNSYQAGVYSAVTHYLKAVKAAGTDAAEPVMAKMRETPIDDFMTKGGRLRPDGRVIRDVSLFRVKRPDESKGEWDVMERVATLSGDEAFRSIEESDCPLARGKP, translated from the coding sequence ATGCACGCCCTCCGTTCCGCCCTGCTGGCGGGCCTGATCGCCTTCGCCCCCGCGTCAGTCCGGGCGGAGGGCGCCGTCTCCGGCGACCGCGTCAAGATCGGCGTGCTCGCCGACATGTCGACCGCGATGTCGGACAATTACGGCACCGGCAGCGTCACCGCGGCGCGCCTCGCGGTCGAGGATTTCGGCGCGACGGTTCTCGGCAAGCCGATCGAGATCGTCGCCGCCGACCACCAGAGCAAGCCGGACGTGGCGAGCACGCTGGCGCGACGCTGGTACGACGTCGAGGGGGTCGACATGATCACCGACCTCGGCAACTCGGCGGTCGCGCTGGGTGTCCAGGCGCTGGCGAAGGAGAAGGGGCGGCTCGCCCTCATCACCGGATCGGGCTCGACGGTGATCACCGGGGCGCAGTGTTCGCCGAACGGCGCGCTCTGGGTCATCGACACCCACGCCCTCTCCCGCGCCATCGCCAAGCCCCTGGTGGAATCGGGCGAGAAGACCTGGTTCTACGTCGTCGCCGACATCACGCTGGGCAAGTCCTTCGTCGCCGACGTGACCCCGGTGGTGAAGAAGGGCGGCGGCAAGGTCGCGGGCCAGGCCTTCCACCCCCTGCTCTCGCCCGACCTGTCGTCGCAGATCCTGCAGGCGCAAGCCTCCGGCGCCGGGGTGATCGCCCTGTTCAACGTCGGCGGCGACGCGATCAACGCGGTCAAGCAGGCCTCCGAGTTCGGCGTGCTCGGCGGGCGCCAGAAGCTCGCCGGGTTCTACATGACGGCGGTCGACGTCCACGCGCTCGGGCTACCGGTCGCCGGCGGGCTCTACCTGGCGGAGGCGTTCTACTGGGACCAGGACGACGCCACCCGGGCCTTCGCCAGGCGCTTCTACGAGCGCCAGCGCGCGATGCCGAACAGCTACCAGGCCGGCGTCTACTCGGCGGTGACGCATTACCTCAAGGCCGTGAAGGCGGCGGGCACCGACGCGGCCGAGCCGGTGATGGCGAAGATGCGCGAGACCCCGATCGACGACTTCATGACGAAGGGCGGCCGCCTGCGGCCGGACGGGCGGGTGATCCGCGACGTCTCGCTGTTCCGGGTCAAGCGCCCGGACGAATCGAAGGGCGAGTGGGACGTGATGGAGCGGGTCGCGACGCTGTCCGGCGACGAGGCGTTCCGGTCGATCGAAGAGAGCGACTGCCCGCTGGCGAGGGGAAAGCCGTGA
- a CDS encoding acyl-CoA thioesterase: protein MTSPREQVPDHEGFTHARTLTVEWGHCDPAGIVFNPRFFDFFDWSTAMLCEAATGLPKAGMLARYDLLGIPLVETGARFLKPSRYGDSVEIVSTVVDVGRSSFAVRHRLLNAGELAVEGRERRVWAGRHPDDPSRMKAAAIPEELVRRFRGE from the coding sequence ATGACCTCGCCGCGAGAGCAAGTTCCCGATCACGAGGGCTTCACCCATGCCCGCACGCTGACGGTGGAATGGGGCCATTGCGACCCGGCCGGCATCGTGTTCAACCCGCGCTTCTTCGACTTCTTCGACTGGTCGACCGCGATGCTGTGCGAGGCCGCGACCGGGCTGCCGAAGGCCGGGATGCTCGCCCGCTACGACCTCCTCGGCATCCCGCTCGTCGAGACCGGGGCGCGCTTCCTCAAGCCGTCGCGCTACGGCGACAGTGTCGAGATCGTCTCGACGGTGGTGGATGTCGGCCGCTCGAGCTTTGCCGTGCGCCACCGCCTGCTCAATGCCGGGGAGCTCGCCGTCGAGGGCCGCGAGCGCCGGGTCTGGGCCGGCCGCCACCCCGACGACCCGTCCCGCATGAAGGCGGCGGCGATCCCGGAGGAGCTGGTGCGGCGGTTCCGGGGGGAGTGA
- a CDS encoding DUF3237 domain-containing protein gives MTLPAPTLTHVFDARIDVAAPVEVGITAAGSRRVIAITGGTVTGPGLAGRVMPGGADYQTIAADGLTRLHARYVIEAEDGALVYVENTGLRFGPPEALARLRRGEPVDPALIYFRTAPLFETAAPRLAWMQTGLFLATGARAPDHVALSVYRVE, from the coding sequence GTGACGCTCCCCGCCCCCACCCTGACGCACGTCTTCGACGCCCGCATCGACGTCGCGGCGCCGGTCGAGGTCGGCATCACGGCGGCAGGCAGCCGGCGGGTCATCGCGATCACCGGCGGCACCGTCACGGGCCCGGGCCTCGCCGGGCGGGTCATGCCCGGCGGGGCCGACTACCAGACCATCGCGGCCGACGGCCTGACCCGGCTGCACGCCCGCTACGTGATCGAGGCCGAGGACGGCGCCCTGGTCTACGTCGAGAATACGGGCCTGCGCTTCGGGCCGCCGGAGGCCCTGGCGCGCCTGCGCCGGGGTGAGCCGGTCGACCCCGCCCTGATCTACTTCCGCACCGCGCCGCTGTTCGAGACCGCTGCGCCGCGCCTCGCCTGGATGCAGACCGGCCTGTTCCTCGCGACCGGCGCCCGGGCGCCGGACCACGTGGCGCTCTCCGTCTACCGGGTGGAGTGA
- a CDS encoding ABC transporter substrate-binding protein, whose amino-acid sequence MPRHPVRRLAPALAALLSLLTPASAAERPVKIGVLNDMSGPYADYQGQGSVIAAQLAIEDFAKQAGRPVELVSADHQNKTDIGASIARRWFDQDGVDLIVDVPNSAVALAVSNLAREKNKVFIGSGAGTAELTGKQCSPNTVHWTYDTWSLGHALAKALVQQGGKSWYFLTADYTFGKDLEGSAAEEVKAMGGSVKGSSRHPLGTADFSSFLLQAQGSGADVIGLANAGDDTSNALKQAAEFGIAPGQRLAGLILNITNMPALGLKATQGVYIVTPYYWDLDDGTRAFAARYSARHPRHAMPNDMQAGVYSAVEHYLKALGTVKDAGDGRSVVAAMKAMPTDDPIFGKGRIREDGRKLHPMYLLTTKTPAESKGGWDYFKPVRTVPADEAWRPLSEGGCPLVKG is encoded by the coding sequence ATGCCCCGCCATCCCGTCCGCCGGCTCGCCCCGGCCCTCGCCGCCCTCCTGTCGCTACTCACCCCCGCTTCCGCCGCCGAGCGGCCGGTGAAGATCGGCGTCCTCAACGACATGTCGGGCCCCTACGCCGACTACCAGGGCCAGGGCTCGGTCATCGCCGCGCAGCTCGCGATCGAGGATTTCGCCAAGCAGGCCGGCCGGCCGGTCGAGCTGGTCTCGGCCGACCACCAGAACAAGACCGATATCGGCGCCTCGATCGCCCGGCGCTGGTTCGACCAGGACGGCGTCGACCTGATCGTCGACGTGCCGAACTCCGCCGTCGCGCTCGCGGTGTCGAACCTGGCGCGGGAGAAGAACAAGGTGTTCATCGGCTCGGGCGCCGGCACCGCCGAGCTCACCGGCAAGCAATGCTCGCCCAACACCGTGCACTGGACCTACGACACCTGGTCGCTCGGCCACGCGCTGGCGAAGGCCCTGGTGCAGCAGGGCGGGAAGTCCTGGTACTTCCTCACCGCCGACTACACCTTCGGCAAGGATCTCGAGGGCTCGGCCGCCGAGGAGGTCAAGGCCATGGGCGGCAGCGTGAAGGGGTCGTCGCGCCATCCCCTCGGCACCGCCGACTTCTCGTCCTTCCTGCTCCAGGCGCAAGGCTCGGGCGCCGACGTGATCGGGCTGGCGAACGCCGGCGACGACACCTCGAACGCCCTCAAGCAGGCGGCGGAGTTCGGCATCGCCCCGGGCCAGCGCCTCGCCGGCCTGATCCTCAACATCACCAACATGCCGGCGCTCGGCCTCAAGGCGACGCAGGGCGTCTACATCGTCACGCCGTATTACTGGGACCTCGACGACGGCACCCGGGCCTTCGCGGCGCGATACAGCGCGCGTCACCCGCGCCACGCCATGCCGAACGACATGCAGGCCGGGGTCTACTCGGCGGTGGAGCACTACCTGAAGGCCCTCGGCACCGTGAAGGACGCGGGCGACGGCCGCAGCGTCGTGGCCGCCATGAAGGCGATGCCGACCGACGACCCGATCTTCGGCAAGGGCCGCATCCGCGAGGACGGGCGCAAGCTCCACCCGATGTACCTGCTGACCACCAAGACGCCCGCCGAGAGCAAGGGCGGCTGGGACTACTTCAAGCCGGTCCGCACCGTGCCGGCGGACGAGGCCTGGCGCCCGCTCTCCGAGGGCGGCTGCCCGCTGGTGAAGGGGTAG